The following nucleotide sequence is from Pseudoalteromonas xiamenensis.
AGAGTTTTCGCGGATGTTGTTATCTTTGTCGATAAAGCTCTTGTACGGCTCAACATGTGCAGCCATCACTTCATCTTTCAGTAGACCATCAGCCCACGCTTTCGCTGCCAAAGTGTGCGAACGGTGCGCTAGCGCATCTTGATCCGCTCGGCTAATGCCGTGCGTTTTCGCCATTTGTTCCGCAGTTTGGCCCATAGAAAGACCCGTTGAATATTCAGCCACCGCTGGCGGTACAGGCATAAGGTCTTTAAAACGAAGTTTTTTCAGAATGTTGAAACGCTGTCCAAGTGTACGCGCTTTGTTTAAGTCAACCAGACTGCCGGCCAATTTTTTACTTACGCCAATCGGAAGCACAGACGAAGAGTCAGCACCACCGGCAACACCAACAGACACACTGCCAGCAATAATAGACTCTGCTACGTTTGCAATTGCTTGGAAGCTTGTTGCACACGCGCGCGATACAGAATATGCGTCAACTGACACAGGCATGCCCGTACCAAGCACGATTTCGCGTGCAATATTTGGCGCTTCTGGCATTTGAACCACTTGGCCAAATACCACTTGATCAATTTCTTGTTTGTCGATGTTTAAACGCTCGAGCATTTCATTGACAACGATTTTACCTAAGTCCACAGCAGGAACGTGATGGAACGCGGTTGCTTGCTTCGCAAATGGAGTACGTAGCCCAGAAACTACCGCAATGCGGTCGCCTTTTGTTGTTTTTAGTATATTTTGTTTAGACATTAACTTTCTCTCCCGTAGACAGGTCTGACCTGTTGGTTTTCCCCGATTCTAAACAACCCGACACATAAAGCCAATAGCAAATCACATTTTGCTTAAAAAAACGCCACATCAATTTGGCCCTCGTTACCATGCTTAAACGATGATTTGTTTAAATAAACGGCAAACGAAGTATAGATGAAATTTTTTGGGAACTTTCATGAATTTGTTAGTCTAACTATCACGCAAGATCCTCCTGCCCCTTAAGCTAAGCTCTTGAGATTCTCAAGGAAAGCCCCCATAGAGCAGGAATCATTTTATCACGGGCAAACGCGCCCACTAGTTGGTTTAATTTGTCATAAAAGGACAAACTCCCAATGGCTGTAAATAAATTTATCGAACTAAAACAGTATCTAGACACACAAATTATTGGTCAGCCTCAACTGACCGAAGCCCTGTTGATTGCGTTACTTGCTGATGGCCATTTGTTGGTCGAAGGCCCGCCAGGTCTTGCAAAAACACGTGCTGTGAACGCACTAGCAAAGGGTGTTGAGGGTAATTTCCAACGCGTCCAGTTTACACCTGATTTACTGCCGTCTGACATCACAGGTACGGACATTTATCGCCAACAAACCAGTGAATTCGTGTTTGAAAAAGGCCCTCTTTTCCATAACTTAATTTTGGCTGACGAAATAAACCGAGCGCCAGCTAAAGTTCAATCAGCATTATTAGAGGCCATGGCTGAACGCCAAGTTACCGTAGGCAAAACTACTTACAAATTACCAGAGCTGTTTATGGTCATGGCGACCCAAAACCCGCTTGAGCAAGAAGGAACGTATCCGCTTCCTGAAGCTCAGTTAGACCGTTTCCTCATGCACTTGAATATTGATTATCCAAAAGCGGAAACGGAGTTGGCTATTCTTCGTTTAACTCGTGGCGAAGCGCTAGAGCAAGCTCAAGTTAACTTTGAACCAATCTCGCAAGCTGAATTATTCAGTGCTCGTAAACAGGTGTTGTCATTACACCTTGCGGAGCCTGTGGAGCGCTATCTTGTTGAGCTAATTATTGCAACACGCGATGCCCGCAAACTGGATGACAAATTAGCTGCATGGCTTGAATTTGGTGCCAGTCCTCGAGCGACGATTGCACTAGACAAATGTGCCCGTGCGCATGCGTGGCTACAAGGTCGAGACTTTGTTACACCGGAAGACATTCAGGCTGTAACCGCGAATGTACTGCGTCATCGTATCATTTTAAGTTACGAAGCTCAGGCCGACGGCATCACTAAAGATGAAGTTATTTCTCGTATTTTGAACTTAGTTCCAGCTCCTTAAGCGATGATTGAAACCATTCAAAACACACAACAGTGGATGCAAGATACGCATTGCACTGGCGCACATGTCGGATTAAAAGAGTTGCTTTACTACAAACGTAAAGCAGCACTTTTGTCGCTTGTGCCGAAACAAAAAATAAAAAGTGCATCAGCAGGTCAGTACCTCGCGCCACAAAAAGGGCGAGGAATGGAATTTGCTGAAGTGAGACAATATCAATATGGCGATGACATTCGTGCTATTGATTGGCGAGTGACCGCTCGCACAGGTGAAGCCCATACGAAATTGTTCCAAGAAGAGAAAGAACGCCCTGTATTCGTGTTGACGGATCTGTCCTCGAGTATGGTTTTTGGCAGTCAGCTTCTTCTTAAATCAGTGCAAGCTTGTCACCTCAGTGCGTTGTTAGCTTGGTCAACTTGTGCACGAGGCGACCGACTAGGTGGAATCGTGTTTTCCGAGTTCGGTCATCATGAGCTAAAGCCCACCGCGAGAGACAAAGGCGTGTTGGCGCTTTGTCATCAGCTTGTCGACGTTCATAACATCGCTCTGGATAATCGCGATACCCCAATGCCGAGTAAATTTGCAGATAACCTTAAACGCCTCGCGCATTTAGCAAAACCTGGCAGTATGGTTTATCTCATTTCCGATTTTAGTCAGCTTGATGACAGTAGTTTCAAGCAGTTGGAAAGGCTAAGTCGACACTGTGAACTCATTGGTTGCCACATCAGTGATCCATTTGAACACCAATTGCCAGCGTATAAAGACGCCGTGAAAGTCTACGCGGGCAGCACTGACTGGACTTTACCGCTGATGGACAAA
It contains:
- the fadI gene encoding acetyl-CoA C-acyltransferase FadI, which codes for MSKQNILKTTKGDRIAVVSGLRTPFAKQATAFHHVPAVDLGKIVVNEMLERLNIDKQEIDQVVFGQVVQMPEAPNIAREIVLGTGMPVSVDAYSVSRACATSFQAIANVAESIIAGSVSVGVAGGADSSSVLPIGVSKKLAGSLVDLNKARTLGQRFNILKKLRFKDLMPVPPAVAEYSTGLSMGQTAEQMAKTHGISRADQDALAHRSHTLAAKAWADGLLKDEVMAAHVEPYKSFIDKDNNIRENSVLESYAKLKPVFDRQHGTVTAANATPLTDGAAAVLLMSESKAKALGYDILGYIRSFAFSAIGVYDDMLMGPAHSTPVALERAGITLQDLDLIEMHEAFAAQTLANMKMFASDKFAQEQLGRSKAIGEINMDKFNVNGGSLAYGHPFAATGARLITQTLYELKRRGGGLGLTTACAAGGLGAAFVLESE
- a CDS encoding AAA family ATPase, translating into MAVNKFIELKQYLDTQIIGQPQLTEALLIALLADGHLLVEGPPGLAKTRAVNALAKGVEGNFQRVQFTPDLLPSDITGTDIYRQQTSEFVFEKGPLFHNLILADEINRAPAKVQSALLEAMAERQVTVGKTTYKLPELFMVMATQNPLEQEGTYPLPEAQLDRFLMHLNIDYPKAETELAILRLTRGEALEQAQVNFEPISQAELFSARKQVLSLHLAEPVERYLVELIIATRDARKLDDKLAAWLEFGASPRATIALDKCARAHAWLQGRDFVTPEDIQAVTANVLRHRIILSYEAQADGITKDEVISRILNLVPAP
- a CDS encoding DUF58 domain-containing protein, which encodes MQDTHCTGAHVGLKELLYYKRKAALLSLVPKQKIKSASAGQYLAPQKGRGMEFAEVRQYQYGDDIRAIDWRVTARTGEAHTKLFQEEKERPVFVLTDLSSSMVFGSQLLLKSVQACHLSALLAWSTCARGDRLGGIVFSEFGHHELKPTARDKGVLALCHQLVDVHNIALDNRDTPMPSKFADNLKRLAHLAKPGSMVYLISDFSQLDDSSFKQLERLSRHCELIGCHISDPFEHQLPAYKDAVKVYAGSTDWTLPLMDKTFRSRYAEKAAEQFQSRLARLRRAGMQMRTFSAAQPLEQQLHR